From the genome of Lentilactobacillus buchneri, one region includes:
- a CDS encoding PBP1A family penicillin-binding protein, with the protein MSQNNPKNSRAEVRRGRQFSNTHKKGPFRRIFKWALILVGVLFLFGAGLFTYYASSAPRITRSALTSDNSTKFYDANGTVISRLGSQNRDYVKSKNIPRTLKRAVVSIEDRRFYKHHGVDPIRIAGAAISNLTGSSLGLQGGSTLTQQLVKLSVFSTAASDRTFKRKAQEAWLAIKVENHYSKSQILEFYINKVYMGNGVYGMQTAAEYYYDKTLNHLTLPEFALLAGMPQSPTLYNPYKYPQYATKRRNEVLDAMVKTKDITESQAQAAKNTSVKAHLSATHAKARTSEKTSKYIDSYLKQTIEELEDKGYKPNSGLKVYTNLDMSAQKKLYQVSNNDPTIAYPNNRFQVGATIVDVNNGKVVAMQGGRKTKVAFGLNRAVQTGRSSGSTAKPIMDYGPAIQYLKYPTYQPVKDTPYVYPGTDKSVYDFDNKYQGTITMRKALVESRNIPAIRTLENVGVPKATGFLKNLGMSFSKPLEIQNGIGLYISSEQLAASYAAFANGGTYYKPYLINKIVQVNGVTHKYHQQGKRAMSPATAFMITNMLKGVMTDSAGSGTAAKVAGLYEAGKTGTTQYPDDYLNKVPAMSTMDSWFSGYTKNYSLAIWTGYDHQFKANSYVTSAQTSIAQEIYKNVMGYISEDKPNTDWAQPSDVVATNRGGTTEYYVAGYPGTVTDNSSNQTTSGYTTEGGSSSSSAVVTQPRENESSSSTESSNESSASTPSEQKPSGDGGNDDSNSSAASSSSTDNGGTTPDNGGGNTNNNDNNGGTDETQ; encoded by the coding sequence ATGTCACAGAACAATCCGAAAAACTCACGCGCTGAAGTTCGGCGCGGACGACAGTTTAGCAATACCCATAAAAAAGGCCCCTTTCGGCGAATCTTCAAATGGGCTTTAATCCTGGTTGGTGTCCTATTTCTGTTTGGCGCCGGCCTATTCACGTACTACGCTTCCAGTGCACCACGAATCACCCGGTCTGCGCTGACCAGTGATAACTCCACTAAATTCTATGATGCCAACGGCACAGTAATTTCACGTCTGGGAAGCCAGAATCGGGACTACGTCAAATCTAAAAACATTCCAAGAACCCTCAAACGGGCCGTCGTTTCCATTGAAGATCGGCGTTTCTATAAACACCATGGCGTTGACCCCATCCGAATCGCCGGAGCAGCCATCTCGAATTTGACCGGATCTTCTTTAGGTCTTCAGGGTGGAAGTACCCTCACTCAGCAGTTAGTCAAACTGTCGGTCTTTTCAACGGCTGCCAGTGATCGAACCTTTAAGCGAAAGGCTCAGGAAGCTTGGCTGGCAATCAAAGTTGAAAATCATTACAGTAAGAGTCAAATTTTGGAATTTTACATCAACAAGGTCTATATGGGCAACGGCGTCTATGGCATGCAGACGGCGGCAGAATATTATTACGATAAGACGCTTAATCACTTAACGTTACCTGAGTTCGCTTTATTGGCAGGTATGCCACAGTCACCTACGCTCTACAACCCTTATAAGTATCCTCAGTATGCGACTAAACGGCGAAATGAAGTCCTTGATGCGATGGTCAAAACCAAAGACATTACTGAATCGCAAGCCCAAGCTGCCAAAAATACCAGTGTCAAAGCCCATCTTTCAGCGACCCACGCGAAGGCGCGAACCTCTGAAAAGACTTCTAAATACATTGATTCTTATTTAAAGCAGACCATCGAAGAACTCGAGGACAAAGGCTACAAACCAAATAGCGGCCTAAAAGTTTACACCAATTTGGACATGAGTGCGCAAAAGAAACTTTATCAGGTAAGTAATAACGATCCGACCATTGCCTACCCCAACAACCGTTTCCAAGTCGGCGCAACCATTGTCGATGTCAATAATGGTAAAGTCGTTGCCATGCAGGGCGGCCGCAAAACCAAAGTGGCGTTCGGTTTGAACAGGGCTGTCCAAACCGGCAGGTCTTCTGGATCAACAGCTAAACCAATTATGGATTACGGTCCAGCCATTCAATATCTTAAATACCCGACCTACCAGCCGGTCAAAGATACGCCGTACGTTTATCCTGGAACCGACAAATCGGTCTATGACTTTGATAACAAATACCAAGGCACGATCACGATGCGAAAAGCACTGGTTGAGTCGCGAAATATCCCGGCAATTCGAACACTTGAAAATGTTGGGGTTCCTAAAGCAACCGGCTTTTTGAAAAACCTGGGGATGTCGTTTAGCAAACCACTCGAGATTCAAAATGGGATTGGGCTCTACATTTCCTCTGAACAGCTGGCCGCATCTTACGCAGCCTTCGCGAATGGCGGAACCTATTACAAACCGTACTTAATCAACAAGATTGTTCAAGTTAACGGTGTGACCCACAAGTATCACCAGCAAGGCAAACGCGCCATGTCGCCGGCGACCGCATTTATGATCACTAATATGCTCAAGGGCGTGATGACAGATTCTGCAGGTTCCGGGACTGCAGCCAAGGTGGCTGGTCTTTATGAAGCCGGTAAAACTGGTACGACACAGTATCCCGACGATTATTTGAACAAAGTGCCGGCGATGTCGACGATGGATTCCTGGTTCTCCGGTTATACCAAGAACTATTCATTAGCCATCTGGACTGGATACGACCATCAATTCAAAGCAAATTCCTATGTCACCTCGGCACAAACATCGATCGCCCAGGAAATCTATAAAAACGTGATGGGCTATATTTCTGAAGATAAACCCAACACCGATTGGGCCCAGCCAAGTGACGTTGTCGCAACCAACCGTGGCGGGACCACTGAGTATTATGTTGCCGGTTATCCTGGGACAGTCACCGATAATAGTTCAAATCAAACGACCAGTGGCTACACAACTGAAGGTGGTTCAAGTTCCAGCTCGGCAGTTGTCACGCAACCACGGGAAAATGAGAGTTCCAGCAGTACAGAAAGTTCCAACGAGTCATCCGCATCAACGCCATCTGAGCAAAAACCGAGTGGCGATGGTGGTAACGATGATTCAAACAGTAGTGCCGCATCATCGAGTTCCACTGACAATGGCGGTACGACGCCAGACAATGGTGGCGGCAATACCAATAACAATGACAATAACGGTGGTACTGACGAAACCCAATAA
- the recU gene encoding Holliday junction resolvase RecU: MTIRYPNGNQFHEQPTSSGTHNDSINFSNRGMTLEDEINKSNQYYLRAGIAVIHKKPTPIQIVSVDYPKRSAARIKEAYFRRASTTDYNGVYRGKYIDFDAKETKNKQSFPLKNFHEHQVEHMRQCLQQQGICFAIIKFISDQAVFVLKATDLITYWDAQKSGGRKSIPRKVIEKEGFLIQYRINPLLPYLRAVDSFIE; this comes from the coding sequence ATGACTATCAGATACCCGAATGGAAACCAGTTTCATGAGCAGCCGACTTCTTCCGGTACCCACAATGATTCGATTAACTTCTCAAATCGAGGAATGACCTTGGAGGACGAAATCAACAAGAGCAATCAGTATTATCTTCGTGCAGGAATTGCAGTTATTCATAAGAAGCCGACTCCAATTCAGATCGTTTCTGTTGACTATCCCAAGAGAAGTGCCGCCAGAATTAAGGAAGCTTATTTTCGTCGTGCTTCCACTACAGATTATAATGGCGTATATCGCGGAAAATACATTGACTTTGATGCAAAAGAGACCAAGAATAAACAGTCTTTCCCACTCAAAAATTTTCATGAACATCAAGTTGAACATATGCGACAATGCTTACAACAGCAAGGAATCTGCTTTGCGATTATCAAATTCATTTCGGATCAGGCCGTGTTTGTTTTGAAAGCCACCGACCTGATTACCTATTGGGACGCCCAAAAAAGTGGCGGTCGCAAATCCATTCCCAGAAAAGTCATTGAAAAGGAAGGCTTTTTGATTCAATACAGAATTAACCCATTACTACCCTATCTTCGCGCGGTTGATTCTTTCATCGAATAA
- a CDS encoding DUF1273 domain-containing protein, producing the protein MSRLWVTGYRSYELGIFKDDDPKRKVIDLVLKNEIDQAIVDGMDWLISGGQLGIEQWSLEMALNLKKTYPDEFQTSMMLPFADFGSNWNENNQTKLQTLKARVDFSASVSQKPYQSPQQLRNYQEFMLSHTDQALLIYDLDNPGKSQYDYDQIKRFADNHPYPYKLITFDDLQSAADEYQENLNNSVQDD; encoded by the coding sequence ATGAGCCGCTTGTGGGTAACCGGCTATCGAAGCTATGAATTAGGAATTTTTAAAGATGACGATCCAAAACGAAAAGTCATTGATTTGGTCTTAAAAAATGAAATTGATCAGGCAATTGTTGACGGCATGGATTGGTTAATTTCCGGCGGACAGTTGGGAATTGAGCAGTGGTCGTTGGAAATGGCCCTGAATTTGAAAAAGACCTATCCAGACGAATTTCAGACGTCAATGATGCTGCCGTTCGCTGACTTCGGCAGTAATTGGAACGAAAACAATCAAACCAAGCTGCAGACGCTAAAGGCACGGGTCGATTTTTCGGCGTCAGTTTCTCAAAAGCCGTATCAGTCGCCCCAACAGTTAAGAAATTACCAAGAATTCATGCTGAGTCATACCGATCAGGCATTATTGATATATGATTTAGATAATCCAGGGAAATCGCAATACGATTATGATCAAATAAAAAGATTTGCTGACAACCATCCATATCCGTATAAGCTAATTACTTTCGACGATTTACAGAGTGCTGCGGATGAATATCAGGAAAACTTGAATAATAGTGTTCAAGATGACTAA
- the gpsB gene encoding cell division regulator GpsB — MENINYTPKDILQKEFKQKMRGYDPNDVDGFLDDIIKDYETFNKELQSLSDENERLKVQVDELNKQIAVSGSQPMPSAGGTAPTRSVPSQPMSSATNMDILKRLSNLERRVFGSQLDNNTNDSHRL; from the coding sequence ATGGAAAACATTAATTATACTCCGAAGGATATTCTTCAAAAGGAATTCAAGCAAAAGATGCGTGGCTATGATCCCAATGATGTTGACGGCTTTTTAGACGACATCATCAAGGATTATGAAACTTTCAACAAAGAACTCCAGTCCCTCAGTGATGAGAATGAGCGATTAAAAGTTCAAGTCGATGAATTGAATAAGCAGATTGCGGTATCCGGTTCGCAGCCAATGCCATCAGCTGGTGGCACTGCTCCAACCAGAAGTGTTCCGAGTCAGCCAATGTCAAGTGCGACTAATATGGACATTTTAAAGCGCCTTTCCAACCTTGAAAGACGAGTATTCGGATCACAACTTGATAATAATACCAATGATTCACACAGGCTTTAA
- a CDS encoding THUMP domain-containing class I SAM-dependent RNA methyltransferase, protein MKFNLMATCAAGIEALVGKEMRDLGYDVQVENGRVRFTGNEEDIIKTNLWLRTADRIKIVVDEFDAQTFDELFEQTTAIAWDKLLPMDAAFPVEGRSRNSKLHSVPDSQAIVKKAIVNELSTAYHRHTRLPETGAEFPLEVAINKDHVMLTMDTTGSSLFKRGYRIEKGSAPLKENMAAALVMLTSWYPDMPFLDPFCGSGTIPIEAAMIGRNIAPGFNRDFICEQWPWIDHDMAQKVRDEADSKADYDIELDISASDIDGNMIEISKRNAEEAGLLADIQFKQLAVADFKTDKVNGVIVGNPPYGQRMSDEEHAHELYKQMGKVFNPLTSWSKYFLTSDLDFEKYYGEKATKRRKLYNGSIRTDYFQFWGKKVRDLRKLDQIKSK, encoded by the coding sequence ATGAAATTTAATTTAATGGCTACTTGTGCCGCCGGTATCGAAGCCTTAGTTGGCAAAGAAATGCGTGACTTGGGATATGACGTCCAGGTCGAAAATGGTCGGGTCCGATTCACCGGTAATGAAGAAGATATTATTAAAACCAATCTGTGGTTGAGAACGGCAGATCGGATCAAAATTGTTGTTGATGAATTTGACGCCCAAACGTTTGATGAATTGTTTGAACAAACGACTGCAATTGCCTGGGACAAGTTGTTGCCAATGGATGCCGCCTTTCCAGTTGAGGGCCGTTCGCGAAACTCAAAATTGCACAGCGTTCCTGATTCTCAAGCAATTGTCAAAAAAGCGATTGTCAATGAATTGAGCACTGCCTATCATCGCCACACCCGGTTACCAGAAACCGGTGCCGAATTTCCACTGGAAGTGGCAATTAATAAGGATCATGTGATGCTGACCATGGACACCACCGGTTCAAGCCTCTTCAAACGTGGCTATCGAATCGAAAAAGGGTCTGCTCCCCTTAAGGAAAACATGGCTGCCGCCCTGGTGATGTTAACCAGCTGGTATCCCGACATGCCATTTCTAGATCCGTTTTGTGGTTCGGGAACGATTCCAATCGAGGCAGCCATGATCGGCCGCAACATTGCTCCAGGCTTTAATCGTGACTTCATCTGTGAGCAGTGGCCTTGGATTGATCATGATATGGCCCAAAAAGTTCGCGATGAGGCAGATTCGAAGGCTGACTATGACATTGAACTTGATATTTCTGCCAGCGATATTGACGGCAATATGATCGAAATTTCCAAACGAAATGCCGAAGAGGCCGGCCTGCTGGCTGATATTCAGTTTAAACAATTGGCAGTTGCCGATTTCAAAACTGATAAGGTCAACGGCGTGATTGTCGGCAATCCACCCTATGGACAACGAATGAGTGACGAAGAACATGCCCATGAGTTATACAAACAAATGGGGAAAGTCTTCAATCCGCTCACGAGTTGGTCAAAATACTTTTTAACCTCGGACCTTGACTTTGAAAAGTATTATGGGGAAAAAGCAACCAAACGACGAAAGCTCTACAACGGATCAATAAGGACGGACTATTTTCAGTTCTGGGGAAAGAAAGTTCGAGATTTACGTAAATTAGACCAAATTAAGAGCAAATAA
- a CDS encoding NAD(P)/FAD-dependent oxidoreductase codes for MVKQVAIIGGGIIGATAAFYLSFLQGNDNIQVTLFDDDTGQATKAASGIISPWLSKRRNKRWYALAKRGAELYPSLVSDAQLSNQAYQQTGTIVTRKNHGDLLALYQEAKIKEQHTTAMGRVELLDAKEVKRRMPLLTDAPEGVFVSGGARIDGGHFVSELLERAAANNLDVKNERVSLTANGAINTTAGPKHFDIVIIATGAWMHESLRPLGLNVKVRPQKGQLIDLTVKMPHKWRNMPVMMPEGSSDVIPFNGGKLVIGATHENDEGFDLTPQPAARRQLLNNAKVFINTLTDAQVSDMRVGTRAYTEDFAPFFGAVPTLPNFLIGGGLGSSGLTTGPMIGYLLAQAVFEREIDHWQDYTKPVSQYID; via the coding sequence ATGGTTAAACAAGTCGCGATAATTGGCGGCGGAATTATTGGTGCAACAGCCGCATTTTATTTGAGCTTTCTACAAGGTAATGACAATATTCAAGTGACACTATTTGACGACGACACGGGGCAAGCCACGAAGGCAGCCTCCGGCATCATCTCGCCATGGCTCTCAAAGCGCAGAAATAAGCGCTGGTACGCTTTGGCCAAACGTGGTGCAGAATTATACCCATCCCTCGTTTCTGACGCTCAGTTGAGCAACCAAGCCTATCAGCAGACAGGTACGATCGTGACTCGCAAGAACCACGGTGACTTATTGGCGCTTTATCAGGAGGCCAAGATCAAAGAGCAGCATACAACTGCGATGGGCCGGGTCGAATTGCTGGACGCCAAAGAGGTAAAACGCCGGATGCCGTTGCTCACCGATGCTCCGGAAGGTGTTTTTGTCAGTGGTGGCGCACGGATTGACGGCGGCCACTTTGTTTCCGAGCTGCTGGAACGGGCGGCTGCCAATAACCTGGATGTCAAAAATGAACGGGTTTCCTTGACGGCTAATGGCGCCATTAACACGACAGCGGGGCCCAAACATTTTGATATTGTGATTATTGCCACCGGTGCTTGGATGCATGAGTCGCTTCGGCCATTGGGGTTGAACGTGAAGGTCCGGCCGCAGAAAGGACAATTAATCGATTTAACTGTCAAGATGCCCCATAAATGGCGAAATATGCCAGTTATGATGCCAGAGGGCAGTAGTGACGTTATCCCGTTCAATGGCGGTAAATTGGTGATTGGTGCGACTCACGAGAATGACGAGGGATTCGATTTAACGCCTCAGCCAGCTGCTCGCCGACAGTTACTCAACAATGCCAAAGTATTTATCAACACGCTAACGGACGCCCAAGTAAGTGACATGCGGGTCGGCACCAGAGCCTACACGGAAGATTTTGCGCCTTTCTTTGGAGCAGTCCCGACATTGCCCAACTTTTTGATTGGTGGCGGTCTGGGGTCTTCAGGTTTAACTACCGGACCGATGATTGGCTATCTTCTTGCTCAGGCAGTGTTTGAACGGGAAATCGATCATTGGCAGGATTACACAAAGCCGGTCAGCCAGTATATTGACTAG
- a CDS encoding ribonuclease HI family protein gives MIKLYTDAAVNQHTGHTAIGILIVNNGKQIQLNQVITPTDNHDAEFSAAIAGFQKLIDLQINPSELIFFYTDSKIVIDSLNKQYAKHFEKHLDKLLGLQNQFATVVNTWIPDKQNMGAHTLALQALHSI, from the coding sequence ATGATTAAACTATATACAGACGCAGCCGTCAATCAGCATACCGGACACACCGCCATCGGCATTCTCATTGTCAACAATGGCAAACAAATTCAACTTAATCAAGTGATTACGCCAACGGACAATCATGATGCAGAGTTTAGCGCAGCAATTGCCGGATTCCAAAAATTGATCGACTTACAAATTAATCCCAGCGAACTGATTTTTTTCTATACTGACAGCAAAATCGTCATTGACAGTCTCAATAAACAATATGCCAAACATTTCGAAAAACATCTGGACAAACTACTGGGACTGCAAAATCAATTCGCAACGGTGGTCAACACCTGGATTCCAGACAAACAAAACATGGGCGCGCATACACTGGCACTTCAAGCACTGCATTCAATCTAG
- a CDS encoding EbsA family protein, whose amino-acid sequence MISQKRHFFYQPSPLSSIICWSWTFVVFFIGVIIWLEITHFQWITLFFFVLFAVIVWAEIHFRSIHVYDHKFVVSRITNPHWLTVDLDQISHVQTSKYQLAFVANTKIYSFILPANSVIEIKELISNK is encoded by the coding sequence ATGATAAGCCAAAAGCGTCACTTCTTTTATCAACCAAGCCCATTGAGCAGTATTATTTGTTGGAGTTGGACTTTTGTCGTCTTTTTCATTGGCGTGATTATCTGGCTGGAAATTACTCATTTTCAGTGGATTACGTTATTTTTCTTTGTGTTGTTTGCCGTGATTGTCTGGGCGGAAATTCATTTTCGCAGTATTCACGTCTACGATCACAAATTTGTCGTCAGTCGCATCACGAATCCTCACTGGTTAACCGTTGATCTGGACCAGATTTCACACGTTCAGACCTCGAAATACCAACTGGCCTTTGTCGCCAACACCAAGATCTACAGCTTCATTTTACCCGCCAACTCCGTTATTGAGATCAAAGAATTGATTTCCAACAAATAA
- a CDS encoding formate--tetrahydrofolate ligase, producing the protein MKSDVEISQETVMEPITKIAEKIGIAEDQIEQYGQYKAKINFDPTTEKANGKLILVTSINPTAAGEGKTTVTVGLGDAFNELHKKVVLALREPSLGPVMGMKGGATGGGYAQVVPMDDINLHFTGDFDALTEANNTLAALIDNHIQHGNQLNIDPRQITWKRVMDVNDRELRQVVIGLGGRTSGVPRQDGFDITVASELMAILCLATSLPDLKQRISRMLIGYTYDRQPVTVADLHVQGALTLLLKDAIKPNLVQTIEHTPAFIHGGPFANIAHGCNSILATQAALHFGDYAITEAGFGSDLGAEKFMDIVTPRLKQSPDCVVVVATVRALKLNGGADKHELNTENLEALKKGVVNLKRHVEGMQQYGKPVVVAINKFATDTEDELTYLQNYVTNDLKVTGTIINSWAEGGKGAVDLAKDVIEACERPAEFHELYSDDDSIEDKMAKIVTQIYGGDGIEFSNKAKTALKRIKKLGYDQLPVCMAKTQYSFTDDAKQLGAPENFKIHVSDLQLKLGAGFIVALTGKILTMPGLPTHPAALDMDIDEQGRITGLF; encoded by the coding sequence ATGAAGAGCGATGTTGAAATTTCTCAAGAAACTGTTATGGAACCAATTACCAAGATAGCTGAAAAAATTGGGATTGCTGAAGACCAAATTGAACAATATGGTCAGTATAAAGCAAAAATCAATTTTGACCCAACCACTGAAAAGGCAAATGGCAAGCTTATTTTAGTTACTTCGATCAATCCAACTGCTGCCGGCGAGGGTAAAACCACCGTAACAGTTGGATTGGGAGATGCTTTCAACGAATTACATAAAAAGGTGGTTCTGGCATTGCGGGAACCATCTCTGGGACCGGTCATGGGTATGAAAGGCGGCGCAACCGGCGGCGGCTACGCTCAAGTTGTCCCAATGGATGATATCAATCTGCATTTCACCGGGGACTTTGATGCTTTGACTGAGGCTAATAACACATTAGCCGCCTTAATCGACAACCATATTCAGCACGGCAATCAATTAAACATTGATCCGCGCCAAATTACTTGGAAACGGGTGATGGACGTCAACGATCGGGAATTGCGCCAGGTCGTCATCGGTCTTGGTGGGAGAACCTCCGGTGTGCCGCGTCAAGATGGTTTTGATATTACTGTTGCCAGTGAGTTGATGGCCATTTTGTGCCTGGCAACCAGTCTGCCTGACCTGAAGCAACGGATCAGTCGGATGTTGATTGGCTATACTTACGACCGGCAACCAGTGACCGTGGCTGATTTGCACGTTCAAGGAGCACTCACTTTATTGCTTAAAGATGCGATTAAACCCAACCTGGTCCAAACCATCGAACATACACCAGCATTTATCCACGGCGGTCCGTTTGCCAATATTGCCCATGGCTGTAACAGTATCTTGGCGACCCAAGCGGCTTTGCATTTTGGTGATTATGCGATCACTGAGGCTGGTTTCGGGTCCGATTTGGGTGCTGAAAAATTCATGGATATTGTCACCCCACGGCTGAAGCAGAGTCCTGATTGCGTCGTAGTCGTTGCCACAGTTCGTGCGTTGAAGCTGAATGGCGGTGCTGATAAGCATGAATTGAACACAGAAAATCTTGAGGCCCTTAAAAAAGGCGTTGTCAATTTGAAACGTCACGTTGAAGGGATGCAGCAGTACGGCAAACCGGTGGTTGTCGCAATTAATAAGTTTGCCACTGATACCGAAGACGAATTAACTTATTTACAAAACTATGTCACCAATGATTTGAAGGTTACTGGGACGATCATCAACAGCTGGGCTGAAGGTGGTAAAGGGGCAGTCGACCTTGCCAAGGATGTCATTGAAGCTTGTGAACGGCCAGCCGAATTCCACGAATTATATAGCGATGATGATTCAATAGAGGACAAAATGGCCAAAATCGTCACCCAAATTTATGGGGGTGATGGGATTGAATTTTCAAATAAAGCCAAAACTGCTTTAAAGCGAATTAAAAAGTTGGGTTACGATCAATTACCTGTCTGCATGGCGAAAACCCAGTATTCATTTACTGATGACGCCAAGCAGCTTGGGGCACCTGAGAATTTCAAAATCCATGTTTCAGATCTGCAACTAAAACTGGGGGCCGGCTTCATCGTCGCCTTAACCGGAAAAATTTTAACCATGCCAGGGCTGCCGACTCATCCTGCAGCACTCGACATGGATATTGATGAACAGGGTCGGATTACCGGGCTGTTCTAA
- the lspA gene encoding signal peptidase II has product MPVLYVIGIIALIAIDQIVKHLVVASLALGDSFSVINGVLSITRINNTGAAWSILSGHQFIFVIIAILAAILVTYFIVRYWSNMPYRIGLGLLLAGTLGNVIDRIMNNHVVDIFQLDFINFPIFNCADMYLTFGILILAIAIIRES; this is encoded by the coding sequence TTGCCAGTACTTTATGTTATCGGAATCATTGCCTTAATTGCGATTGATCAGATTGTTAAACACTTGGTGGTTGCCAGTTTGGCATTAGGTGATTCATTTTCTGTGATCAACGGTGTTTTGTCGATTACCAGAATTAACAATACCGGGGCTGCTTGGAGCATTTTATCCGGCCACCAATTTATTTTCGTGATCATCGCGATTTTAGCGGCAATCTTAGTGACTTACTTTATTGTGAGGTACTGGTCAAATATGCCGTATCGAATTGGTCTGGGGCTGTTGCTAGCCGGTACGCTGGGGAACGTCATTGATCGCATCATGAACAATCACGTGGTCGACATATTTCAACTCGACTTTATCAATTTTCCGATTTTTAACTGTGCTGACATGTACTTGACGTTTGGAATTTTGATTTTGGCCATTGCAATCATCCGTGAAAGTTGA
- a CDS encoding RluA family pseudouridine synthase: MKEYIITNQTGRLDKVISELDSSISRSRAKNLIDDQHLKINGEPVKPKYQVKSGDKIQVDSVQPTPISLEPENMPLDIVYEDDDVIVVNKPQGMVVHPSPGHPDHTLVNALLYHSPLSTINGEFRPGIVHRIDKDTSGLLMVAKNDKAHQFLSQQLQAQKNLRKYVALVHGRIKEDSGVVNAPIGRSPKDRKKQAVVSDGRSAVTHFEVLERFADYTLVACRLETGRTHQIRVHMKYIGHPIVGDPLYGPRKTIRGNGQFLHAQELGFEHPRTHQLMIFSAPLPPIFEQTLNNLRLNNALGS, from the coding sequence TTGAAAGAGTATATTATTACCAACCAGACTGGACGTTTGGATAAAGTCATCTCGGAACTTGATTCTTCAATCAGCCGGTCACGGGCAAAAAATTTAATTGACGATCAACATCTCAAAATCAATGGTGAGCCAGTCAAACCAAAGTATCAAGTTAAGTCGGGGGATAAAATTCAGGTCGATTCGGTGCAACCGACTCCGATCAGTCTTGAACCGGAGAACATGCCACTTGATATTGTTTATGAAGATGATGATGTGATTGTCGTCAATAAACCACAGGGGATGGTGGTTCATCCTTCCCCGGGTCATCCGGACCATACGTTAGTAAACGCTCTGTTGTACCATAGCCCGCTGTCAACGATTAATGGCGAGTTTCGGCCGGGCATTGTTCACCGAATCGATAAGGATACTTCAGGATTGTTGATGGTTGCCAAAAATGACAAAGCACATCAGTTTTTGTCACAGCAGTTGCAAGCCCAAAAAAATCTGCGAAAATATGTTGCTCTCGTCCATGGACGCATTAAGGAAGATTCAGGAGTCGTCAACGCGCCCATTGGCCGGTCACCAAAGGATCGAAAAAAGCAGGCAGTTGTTTCGGACGGCAGAAGTGCCGTGACGCATTTTGAGGTGTTGGAGCGATTTGCTGACTACACTTTGGTTGCCTGCCGACTGGAAACCGGTAGAACCCACCAGATTCGAGTTCATATGAAATACATCGGGCATCCGATCGTTGGGGATCCTTTATATGGGCCAAGAAAAACCATTCGTGGCAATGGACAGTTTCTGCACGCCCAGGAGTTGGGATTTGAACACCCCCGGACGCATCAATTGATGATCTTTTCGGCGCCCCTGCCACCAATATTTGAACAAACACTTAATAATTTACGATTAAACAACGCTCTTGGATCTTGA
- the pyrR gene encoding bifunctional pyr operon transcriptional regulator/uracil phosphoribosyltransferase PyrR — protein MGKIILDKMAMQRALTRITYEIVEKNKGVEDLVLIGIKTRGIFLANRIADRLQQLENVSIPVGELDITNYRDDIEHDAMSSDVKMSNNKINFSIEGKRVILVDDVLYTGRTVRAALSAVMDLGRPKSINLAVLVDRGHRELPIRADFVGKNIPSSQKEKIKVYVSEIDDKDAVELIK, from the coding sequence ATGGGAAAGATAATACTAGATAAAATGGCTATGCAGCGGGCCTTAACGAGAATTACGTATGAAATCGTTGAAAAAAACAAGGGTGTTGAAGATTTAGTCTTAATTGGTATCAAGACCCGAGGAATCTTTTTGGCAAACCGAATTGCCGATCGGCTCCAACAATTGGAAAATGTTTCGATTCCTGTCGGTGAATTGGATATTACCAACTACCGTGATGATATCGAACACGATGCCATGAGCAGTGATGTCAAAATGTCCAATAACAAGATTAACTTTTCTATCGAAGGTAAACGGGTTATTTTGGTAGATGATGTTTTATACACGGGCCGAACTGTTCGGGCTGCCCTTTCCGCGGTCATGGACTTGGGTCGTCCCAAGAGTATCAATCTGGCAGTTTTGGTTGACCGTGGACACCGCGAATTACCAATTCGGGCCGATTTTGTCGGCAAGAATATCCCAAGTTCTCAAAAGGAAAAGATTAAGGTTTATGTTTCAGAAATTGATGACAAGGATGCTGTTGAACTCATCAAATAA